From one Planococcus citri chromosome 3, ihPlaCitr1.1, whole genome shotgun sequence genomic stretch:
- the LOC135840832 gene encoding phosducin-like protein — translation MTTLDDKLLGVKTHYYCDSGSESENDSSDEKEPNDKATLQDEAPPPVDTEWNGLSKNTGPKGVLEDWQQYQELARKQREVSEKERLELCKKLALVCRPESEDNDESEEFLLEYRKKRMQEMMSQFGTKNVSFGSVFDIKSPNDFLSMIDEEDKTTTIIVHVFDNNHSACKKINDMLIILADQYKDVKFCKVLSTAAGLSLSFKISGVPAFLVYKNKQIIGNFVRVTNELGDDFCEGDIENFLIEHGILGDGVVCPAIAQ, via the coding sequence ATGACCACTTTAGACGATAAATTACTGGGAGTGAAGACCCACTATTACTGCGACAGCGGTAGCGAAAGCGAAAACGATAGCAGCGACGAAAAAGAACCAAATGACAAAGCAACTTTGCAAGATGAAGCACCACCTCCAGTAGACACCGAATGGAATGGTTTGTCGAAAAACACTGGTCCCAAAGGTGTTCTCGAAGACTGGCAACAGTATCAAGAATTAGCTCGCAAACAGCGAGAAGTCAGCGAAAAGGAACGATTGGAACTATGTAAAAAGTTAGCTCTAGTTTGCAGACCCGAAAGTGAAGATAACGATGAATCTGAAGAATTCTTACTCGAGTACCGAAAGAAAAGAATGCAAGAGATGATGTCGCAGTTCGGCACTAAAAACGTATCATTTGGCTCTGTATTTGACATCAAGTCACCGAACGATTTTCTCAGTATGATCGACGAAGAAGATAAAACTACAACGATTATTGTACACGTTTTCGATAATAATCACTCGGCGTGTAAGAAAATCAACGATATGTTAATTATCCTCGCTGACCAATACAAAGATGTCAAATTCTGTAAAGTTTTGAGCACAGCTGCTGGTTTAAGTTTGAGTTTTAAGATATCGGGAGTTCCAGCTTTCTTggtttataaaaataaacaaattatcGGCAATTTTGTCCGTGTCACTAATGAACTTGGAGATGATTTTTGCGAAGGCGATATTGAAAACTTTCTCATCGAGCACGGTATTCTCGGTGACGGTGTAGTATGTCCGGCGATCGCccagtaa
- the LOC135840831 gene encoding uncharacterized protein LOC135840831 isoform X2: protein MLSEISFNDETIENITMPDYLSESNVSDNLSIISNTDKSCDFNNTLDFTDHLFKDSFCETLKSKHLSNKSLEDKIRNYKKLQNEINYIRAKQNKSRFMLETMDEVFDSDVSKLFKSVKDKCSKKLKYSNLMKTLDDDSGVLGLLSINVPGNEFNLSNEEKSMVHLAFREPFTKKLSELKNEYKFLSDFLARQSSALTLPGSILTEEKASVLNTVEKISTCISSCKDEQMKIINLIDDVYNTWQTKFQELYEREVDCLEKRIKLLELKMKNLNYMIENAIVQQDDKINEAVEILHQELNGTLDKIRYSLEKLKIKKQEYESLKGTKFDDILQEFIELRESYKHKCWALQQLQKAS from the exons ATGCTGTCTGAAATCTCTTTCAACGATGAAACAATCGAAAACATCACTATGCCAG ACTACCTCAGTGAATCCAATGTCAGCGATAACCTGTCTATTATTTCAAATACTGATAAATCCTGCGATTTCAATAATACGTTAGACTTCACCGATCACTTATTCAAAGATTCATTCTGCGAAACATTGAAGAGCAAACACTTGTCGAATAAATCGCTGGAAGATAAAATTcggaattataaaaaattacagaatgaAATCAATTATATACGAGCGAAACAAAATAAATCTAGATTCATGTTAGAAACAATGGACGAAGTTTTCGATAGCGATgtctcaaaattgttcaaatcgGTCAAAGATAAGTGttctaaaaaactgaaatattcaaatttaatgaaaacaCTAGACGACGACAGCGGTGTTTTGGGATTATTGAGTATTAATGTTCCCGGAAACGAATTCAATTTGAGTAACGAAGAAAAGTCAATGGTTCATTTAGCTTTTCGCGAACCGTTTACAAAGAAATTATCTGAACTGAAAAACGAGTACAAGTTTCTCTCTG ATTTCTTAGCTCGTCAAAGTTCAGCTTTAACTTTACCTGGGAGCATTTTAACCGAAGAAAAGGCTTCTGTGCTGAAtacagtagaaaaaatttcaacgtgtaTATCTTCGTGTAAAGAcgaacaaatgaaaataattaatttgatcGACGACGTGTATAATACGTGGCAAActaaatttcaagaattgtACGAAAGAGAAGTCGATTGCTTAGAGAAGAGGATCAAACTTTTAGAACTAAAAATGAA aaatttaaattacatGATAGAGAATGCAATCGTACAACAAGATGATAAAATCAACGAAGCTGTCGAAATATTGCATCAAGAACTGAATGGAACTCTAGATAAAATTCGCTActctttagaaaaattgaaaattaaaaaacaagaatatGAAAGTCTGAAGGGCACaaaatttgatgatattttacaaGAATTTATCGAATTGAGAGAGAGTTATAAGCATAAGTGCTGGGCTTTGCAACAGTTACAAAAAGCATCGTAA
- the LOC135840831 gene encoding uncharacterized protein LOC135840831 isoform X1, translating to MLSEISFNDETIENITMPGFVADYLSESNVSDNLSIISNTDKSCDFNNTLDFTDHLFKDSFCETLKSKHLSNKSLEDKIRNYKKLQNEINYIRAKQNKSRFMLETMDEVFDSDVSKLFKSVKDKCSKKLKYSNLMKTLDDDSGVLGLLSINVPGNEFNLSNEEKSMVHLAFREPFTKKLSELKNEYKFLSDFLARQSSALTLPGSILTEEKASVLNTVEKISTCISSCKDEQMKIINLIDDVYNTWQTKFQELYEREVDCLEKRIKLLELKMKNLNYMIENAIVQQDDKINEAVEILHQELNGTLDKIRYSLEKLKIKKQEYESLKGTKFDDILQEFIELRESYKHKCWALQQLQKAS from the exons ATGCTGTCTGAAATCTCTTTCAACGATGAAACAATCGAAAACATCACTATGCCAG GATTTGTTGCAGACTACCTCAGTGAATCCAATGTCAGCGATAACCTGTCTATTATTTCAAATACTGATAAATCCTGCGATTTCAATAATACGTTAGACTTCACCGATCACTTATTCAAAGATTCATTCTGCGAAACATTGAAGAGCAAACACTTGTCGAATAAATCGCTGGAAGATAAAATTcggaattataaaaaattacagaatgaAATCAATTATATACGAGCGAAACAAAATAAATCTAGATTCATGTTAGAAACAATGGACGAAGTTTTCGATAGCGATgtctcaaaattgttcaaatcgGTCAAAGATAAGTGttctaaaaaactgaaatattcaaatttaatgaaaacaCTAGACGACGACAGCGGTGTTTTGGGATTATTGAGTATTAATGTTCCCGGAAACGAATTCAATTTGAGTAACGAAGAAAAGTCAATGGTTCATTTAGCTTTTCGCGAACCGTTTACAAAGAAATTATCTGAACTGAAAAACGAGTACAAGTTTCTCTCTG ATTTCTTAGCTCGTCAAAGTTCAGCTTTAACTTTACCTGGGAGCATTTTAACCGAAGAAAAGGCTTCTGTGCTGAAtacagtagaaaaaatttcaacgtgtaTATCTTCGTGTAAAGAcgaacaaatgaaaataattaatttgatcGACGACGTGTATAATACGTGGCAAActaaatttcaagaattgtACGAAAGAGAAGTCGATTGCTTAGAGAAGAGGATCAAACTTTTAGAACTAAAAATGAA aaatttaaattacatGATAGAGAATGCAATCGTACAACAAGATGATAAAATCAACGAAGCTGTCGAAATATTGCATCAAGAACTGAATGGAACTCTAGATAAAATTCGCTActctttagaaaaattgaaaattaaaaaacaagaatatGAAAGTCTGAAGGGCACaaaatttgatgatattttacaaGAATTTATCGAATTGAGAGAGAGTTATAAGCATAAGTGCTGGGCTTTGCAACAGTTACAAAAAGCATCGTAA
- the LOC135840848 gene encoding noggin-2-like, whose amino-acid sequence METSITSQRLVKMHNIYPLIMFAMLLRCSNGQQDTKRYHLSPQQYGLKPANPLEEVPIPDLKETPPSLDDPRVGELNITSLLMKLGSNYDANMMSIEPPEEKDNDISYFGYRRSHLGRLIPTGTMPEYLNKMDFKYLTLTNGSKLRTRISPKLKRKIQQFLWAYTACPVVYRWKDLGIRFWPRYLKVGYCPKNVSCSIPPGMTCKASAVTHKMLLRWHCKSSYYPNKYSSSSNHRRHCGWMKVQYPVLTECSCSCETTSND is encoded by the coding sequence ATGCATAATATTTATCCGCTGATAATGTTCGCCATGCTTCTGAGGTGCTCGAATGGACAACAAGATACAAAACGTTACCATCTATCGCCACAACAGTACGGTCTGAAGCCGGCTAATCCGCTAGAGGAAGTTCCTATTCCAGATTTAAAAGAAACGCCACCGTCGTTAGACGATCCCAGAGTTGGCGAGCTGAACATCACGTCTCTACTAATGAAACTGGGATCGAACTACGATGCCAATATGATGAGCATCGAACCACCCGAAGAAAAAGACAACGATATTTCGTACTTCGGGTACCGAAGAAGTCACCTAGGACGTTTAATACCCACAGGTACGATGCCAGAGTACTTGAATAAAATGGATTTTAAATACCTAACACTTACGAATGGCTCTAAATTAAGGACCAGAATATCACCCaagttaaaaagaaaaattcaacagttCCTTTGGGCGTATACCGCCTGTCCCGTAGTCTACCGATGGAAAGATCTAGGTATTCGATTTTGGCCTAGGTACTTGAAAGTTGGATATTGTCCGAAAAATGTTTCCTGTTCGATACCTCCTGGTATGACGTGCAAAGCGTCCGCTGTTACTCATAAAATGCTGCTAAGGTGGCATTGTAAAAGCTCGTATTATCCTAATAAGTATTCGTCGTCTTCGAATCATCGTAGACATTGCGGATGGATGAAAGTCCAATATCCCGTATTAACCGAGTGCTCTTGTTCGTGTGAGACCACTTCGAATGATTAA